AAACTTCTAGAACACCTTTGAGTTGCTCTTGGTGAGCGCGGTTCTCAAAGTTAATTGTATTCAGAGGTCCAATTGCCAGTAACACGTCAGCACCAACTTTTTGTGCTGCCTTGTGAACTGTCAAACCGGTCATAACTTGCTGGTGCTTGAGCAATTCATGCTGAAATACTTTCTCGTACAGGCTCAGCTTAGAGCCTTGCTGCAATTGACGAACCTTTTCAATCATTTCTGTAATGGTTTTTTTTGGCTCGGCTTGGATGCCATACTGACCGATAACAGTTTCCAAAACGCCCAGATTTTTTCTGTCATCTTCGAGAAAGTCCCGGAGGCGCTTAGCGATTTCTTGGTCACTGACTTGTTTGATAAGCTGTTCTTCATTTTCAATAATCAACTGTTGAAGTGCTTTCAGATCTGCCAGTTGAATCGCAATAGCAGAACGCTTGGTATCATCTAGTGTTGCAACCATTTTCTGGTATCCCCTCAGGATCAAGTTTTTCGTGTTATTTACTCTCTCAAAGTGACACAGCTATCAAGAAGGTTCCATCTTTCTTTTGACCGATAGCTCATAAACCCTGGGTAGAAAAAGGAGAAGAAAACTTAATAAGTTTTTATGTTCTACTTTGAGATAGATAATTGTTTTTTTTATCCTCATTCGGCAGATAGATTAATTTTTAATATTAATTTTCTAGATTTACGCAAGAAAAGTCAAAAAAGGATATCAATTCAGAATGCCGGATAATCAGGGGTTAGGGGAGCAGGCACTGAACAAAGCTGTAGAAATCGCGTTATCTAGCCAGTTAGATAAAGTAGAATATCTCGATGTAGATGTCAAAACAGACCCACTGAAAGTGGTTCAAGGAGAGGTTGATTCAGTTTCAATAGAAGGCAAAGGATTGGTAATGCAAAAAGACCTCCGAGCGGAGGAGTTGAAAATGCAAACGGGTAGCATTGCCATTAATCCTTTAAGTGCAGCTTTTGGTAAGATTGAACTGACAAAACCAACGCAAGCAAGTACACAAGTTGTTTTGCTCGAAAACGATATCAACCGTGCCTTCAACTCAGAATATATCCGTTCACAGTTGCAAAGCCAGAAAATTCACGTCAACGGGCAGTTAACAACAATTATTCCTCAACACGTGGATTTTCATTTACCTGGTAATAATAAAGTCGAATTAAGCGCTTCTATTCTATTAAAAGAAACGAATGAAACTCATCAAGTAGCTTTCTCCGCAGTACCGAAAGTGAGTGCGAATGGAGAAACAGTTTCTCTAGAAAATGTTGAGTATGGTGATACACAGGAAATCTCACCAGAGTTGACAAAAGCTTTGATAGATGCAACAAGCGAAATTTTGAATCTGAGTAACTTTGATTTACAAGGAATAACTCTACGAGTTAAACAACTTGAAGTGGAAACAGCTAAACTGATACTGCAAGCTGAAGCTCACGTGGAGCAAATTCCCTCCGCATAAAATTAGGATCCTTAAGGAGAGTAAAAATTATGGAAACTACAGAAAGAAGTTCGACACCGTTCCCAAATCTGCCACCAGTTATTGAGAGTGATGATAGAGAGTATCACGATACTGGTGTACCTAGCACTGTTGCGATCGCAGGGCATCCCTTACACCCCCTCAGTGTCGTCTTTCCCATAGCCTTTTTAGCCGGCGCTTTGGGTAGCGACTTCGGCTACTGGTTAACTCATGATTTCTTTTGGGCAAAAGCTTCGCTGTGGTTAATCGGACTGGGATTGCTTGGAGGCGTTTTAGCAGCGCTGATCGGCATAAGCGACTTTTTGCAAATTGAACGAGTCCGCAAGCGTTCTGCTGGCTGGGCGCACCTGATTCTTAATGTAGTGCTTCTAGTGTTGAGCGCCGTTAACTTCATTCTGCGTCTCGGCAACCCTGAGTCAGCAATATTACCTTGGGGACTCTTAATCTCACTTGTTGTCGGTACGCTGACGAGTGCTTCTGGCTGGTTCGGTGCTGAACTATCCTATCGCCACAAAATTGGTGTGGTAGGTCCTGGTAGCAGAAGATATCCGTAACAAGATTTTAGATTTCACAAATCCCAACCCAAAAAGCTTTGGTGCAAGGACAAAAATCTTTGTTAGTTCCTGGTTGCGAAAATGCTATCAAAACCAACTTAAATCTTTTATATCATCGTCTGTATGCTCATCGTTGTAACGATGGGCTTTTTCTTTAAGTACTACACTGGTCCTGCTCATGAGTGGTTTAATGATCGTACTTTAAAGGATCTGGTGATCCCTACGTCTACACGTAACACGCCAGATGTTGGGCTGTCGGGAAACTTGCCCACGACACTGGGGACTCAGTTTTCGCCCTTGGTTTAAATCCAAGGGCGGAAACTGTCTTTAATTTTGAATTTTGAATTTTGAATTGTTAAGTGTTGGGTAGTGTTTTAGGTTGGTTGTGGTTGCGTCAATTACATCGTAAAGGTTATGCAAAAAAAAGTTAAAGTTAAACCTAATTCAAAAATTCAAAAGATTGAGGAAGAAGCTGATGGTAGTCTTAAAGTGCATCTCAAATCCCCTCCTGTAGATGGCAAGGCTAATGAAGAGTTAATTAAACTACTAGCGGAAAAATTTGATGTATCAAAATCGCATATCAAAATTAAGTCTGGTTTATCTTCTCGGCAAAAGCTGATTGAGATTGATACAGATTAGACTATCTTAAAGAAGAATTCACCAAGCCAGAATTCAGGAATTGCTGAATTCTGGCTTTTCTTTCAATTATGTCTAGCTAAACTAATGCTTTAACTCTTCTGTAATACTAATATAGGCAGGTTGTGCTTTCACTCTTTCTATCCAATCTTGGATAGCAGGAAATTGTGTCAAGTCAAACCCACCTTCATCAGCAACATGAGTGTAAGCAAACAAGCTAATATCAGCAATTGTATAACGCTCTCCTACAAAATAAGCGTGGTTGGATAAGTGTTTTTCCATCACCCTAAGAGCTACGTAACCAGGTTCACGTTTTTGCTCTATAACTTCACGGTATTCCTGAGCCTTATTTAAAATAGAAATCCAAAATCTCGGTGTAGCAATATAAGGCTCATGGCTATATTGTTCAAAGAACAACCATTGCAGTACTTGGGCTTTAAAAAAGGGATCATATGGTAAAAACTCTGTTCCTTCACTCAGATAAATCATAATGGCATTTGATTCAGCTAAATATTTCCCTGGTTCAACTTCCAAAACGGGAATTTTTCCGTTGGAATTTTTACCTAAGAATTCTGCCGTTCGAGACTCACCTTTAGTGATATCAACCTCTATCCTCTCAAATGGCATGCCAATTTGCGTCAATAAAAGACGAATCTTGTAACCATTGCCAGAGGGTAAAAAATCATACAAACGCAGGTTTTTCATGCCAAAAAGTTGAGATGAAATGGTTAATGAGTTATGCCGTACAAATACAGCATATTATCGAAATATACAAATAAATATGCTAAAATTGTTTGATGTATAGCATTTTAGTACGAAACACAATTCTCTGATTAATAAATAATAAAAGTAATATTTGTTGCAGGATTTCGACGTTGTAATCTTAATAAGCGATAGAAGAAAAACTATGTGTGGAAGATTTACTTTAATCCAAACAGCAGAAGCATTATACAAAACCTTCCATGTAGAAAAACTTCCTGATTTAGAGCCGCAATATAACATTGCTCCTACGCAAATGGTGGGAGTAGTCTTGTATAATCAAGAAAGCGAACAACGTGAATTTCAGAAGTTACGTTGGGGTTTAATTCCCTCTTGGTCAAAAGATTTAGGAATCGGAGTCAAGCTGATCAACGCTAGGGCAGAAACAGTAGCAGAAAAACCAGCTTTCCGCTCTGCATTCAAGCACCGTCGCTGTTTGGTAGTAGCAGACGGCTTTTACGAGTGGCAGTTTCAAGAAAATCAAAAACAGCCCTATTATTTTCGTCTACAACAAGGAAAACCCTTTGGCTTTGCAGGGTTGTGGGAGCAATGGCAATCGCCCGAAGGTGAGGAAATCACATCGTGTACAATTTTGACCACAGAGGCAAACGAATTAGTGCAGCCGATTCATCAGCGTATGCCAGTTATTCTTCAACAGCAGGATTACGATGTATGGTTAAATCCAGAAGTACAAACACGTGAGGCGCTACAACAACTGCTGCACCCCTACCCATCTGAAGCGATGACTGCTTACCCAGTCAGCAAAGTTGTCAACAGCCCTAAGCAAAATATTTCAGATTGTATTAAGCCTTTGTAACTGTTCATGAGGTACTAATCAGTTACATTAACTTGTAGTGAGTGCAAAGAGCGCTCCTCAAGTACCCAGTCATCGTCATGATTGCGGCAAACCTATCACATAAGTTGTTATGCCAAGAACCCAGAAAAACGATAACTTTGTTGACAAAAGCTTTACAGTCATGGCAGATCTGATCCTCAAGCTTCTGCCAACTAATAAAAAAGCTAAAGAAGCCTTTGTTTATTACCGAGATGGAATGTCCGCTCAGTCGGAAGGAGAATACGCTGAAGCCTTGGACAACTATAGAGAGGCTTTAGAACTTGAAGAAGACACCAACGACCGAAGCTATATCCTCTATAACATGGGTTTGATACACGCCAGCAACGGCGAACATGACAAAGCTCTAGAGTTGTATCATCAAGCACTGGAATTTAATCCACGCTTACCCCAAGCTTTAAACAACATCGCTGTTATTTACCACTATAAAGGGGAAAAGGCGAAAGAAGCAGGAGACGAAGACGGGGGAGAAGCACTGTTTGACAAAGCGGCTGATTACTGGATTAGAGCTATTCGCCAAGCTCCGAATAACTACATCGAAGCTCAAAACTGGTTAAAGACCAGTGGACGCTCCCAAATTGACGTATTCTTTTAATAATTTGTCGTTAGTCGTTTGTCATGATACTAATGACTAATGACCCTTCGGGGAGAACCTCCGGTTCCGCTAGCCCCTAAGGGGCAAAGCTCGCCGGGGGGATACTCCCCCCGGCAGACTTTGGCGCTGCGCAAACGCTAACGCCAGAAGCCTGGCTGTCGGGAAACCCTCCCGCAGCACTGGTCTCACTAATGACTCATGACTAATGACTAACCATGATTGACCGTGAACAAGTTCATAAAGTAGCTCATCTTGCACGTTTAGAGTTGACGCCTGAAGAAGAAGAGAAATTCACAACTCAGTTGGGAACTATTCTTGACTATTTTGAACAACTGAGTGAATTGGATGTGAATAATGTGCCACCAACATTACGAGCAATTGATGTGAAGAATGTGACGCGGGCAGACGATTTACAACCTTATCCCAACCGCGAAGATATTCTTGAGAGTGCGCCGGAACAAGAAGGCGACTTTTTCAAGGTACCTAAAATCCTGAATGAGCAATAGTTAGGATTTATTGGTTAGTAGTTATGAGTTAGTCATTGTTAGTAATAATTTACAATGCTGTTAGTAGTTCTATCTAAAGACGCTTAGGCAATTGTTGATTATTAGATATAACTAGTAACGACTAACTACTAACTAAACTTATGGGCTTGGGAATCCTCAAGGATGGTAAGTGGGTAAGCGATCGCCAGCAAGAAGACTCACAAGGTAAATTTCTCCGTCCTTCAACAACTTTCCGGAACCAGATTACAGCAGATGGCTCCAGCGAATTTAAAGCAGAACCAGGGCGCTATCACTTGTACATTTCCTGGGCGTGTCCTTGGGCACACCGCACTGCTATTATGCGCCAATTGAAAGGGTTGCAAGATGTCATCAGCATGTCCGTGGTAGCGGCAGAAATTCATGATAACAGCTGGGAATTTTCTGATGAACCGGGGAGCATTCCTGATACAGTCAATGGAACTGAGTATCTCTGGCAAGTTTATCTCAAAGCTGATCCCAACTACAGCGGACGGGTAACAGTCCCGATTTTATGGGACACACAAACTGGGACAATAGTCAATAACGAATCCCGCGAAATTATACGGATGTTAGATACAGAGTTTAATGTCTTCGCCAAACAAGATGTAAACTTTTATCCAGAACATTTACAAAAAGTTATTGACAAGACAATTGATGCAATTTACCAGCCGATAAATAATGGTGTTTACCGCGCGGGATTTGCCACGACACAATCAGCTTATGATGAAGCGGTAACCGAACTTTTTGATGCTCTTGATCACTGGGAGCAAGTGTTAGGAAAGCAACGCTATCTTTGTGGTGAACAAATCACTGAGGCGGACTGGTGTATGTTTACAACTCTGTTTCGCTTTGATGCGGTTTACTATGTCCATTTCAAATGTAACTTACGTCGGATTGTAGATTATTCCAATCTGTGGAATTATCTCAAAGACCTTTATCAACAGCCAGGAGTTAAAGAAACTTGTAACCTGGATCACATCAAACGACATTATTACAAAAGTCATCCCAACGTAAACCCAACTGGAATTGTACCGAAAGGACCAATCATTGATTTTGATGCACCGCATAACCGGGATCAACTGCGTGCGGCTATGGAAGTTTAGCGAGAACCGCCATATCTTAGGATTGCTCTAGTAATTATATTTGATTTGTGAGAATTGAAAGCGACAGATCCCCGACTTCGTAAAAGTTGTCGGGGATCTTGTTTATGATGAATATTTAGGATTGCGATATTTGGCACCTAAGTGATAATACAGACAATACTACTTCAGTAAGGAAGATGTCAGTATGGTTGATTTTGGGGCGATTGGAGTGGGGGTACTCAAAATCTAGAAACCCGGTAACTTCTGCGAAACCGGGTTTCTGACATCACGCATGTCTCTATCCTATTCTGTGTTAAGAGTTCCCTATCCCCTTACCTCCACCCATAACTTTAATTTTGCCTAACCACTTATTTACTGAAACTGATATTGAGTTGCGATCCTGGGGGTAAGAATGCATCTTCTAAATCAGCCCCTAGTAAGTTTGCTCCTTCTATATTTGCTG
This portion of the Brasilonema sennae CENA114 genome encodes:
- a CDS encoding DUF2993 domain-containing protein yields the protein MPDNQGLGEQALNKAVEIALSSQLDKVEYLDVDVKTDPLKVVQGEVDSVSIEGKGLVMQKDLRAEELKMQTGSIAINPLSAAFGKIELTKPTQASTQVVLLENDINRAFNSEYIRSQLQSQKIHVNGQLTTIIPQHVDFHLPGNNKVELSASILLKETNETHQVAFSAVPKVSANGETVSLENVEYGDTQEISPELTKALIDATSEILNLSNFDLQGITLRVKQLEVETAKLILQAEAHVEQIPSA
- a CDS encoding DUF2231 domain-containing protein — its product is METTERSSTPFPNLPPVIESDDREYHDTGVPSTVAIAGHPLHPLSVVFPIAFLAGALGSDFGYWLTHDFFWAKASLWLIGLGLLGGVLAALIGISDFLQIERVRKRSAGWAHLILNVVLLVLSAVNFILRLGNPESAILPWGLLISLVVGTLTSASGWFGAELSYRHKIGVVGPGSRRYP
- a CDS encoding DUF167 domain-containing protein, coding for MQKKVKVKPNSKIQKIEEEADGSLKVHLKSPPVDGKANEELIKLLAEKFDVSKSHIKIKSGLSSRQKLIEIDTD
- a CDS encoding glutathione S-transferase family protein, which translates into the protein MKNLRLYDFLPSGNGYKIRLLLTQIGMPFERIEVDITKGESRTAEFLGKNSNGKIPVLEVEPGKYLAESNAIMIYLSEGTEFLPYDPFFKAQVLQWLFFEQYSHEPYIATPRFWISILNKAQEYREVIEQKREPGYVALRVMEKHLSNHAYFVGERYTIADISLFAYTHVADEGGFDLTQFPAIQDWIERVKAQPAYISITEELKH
- a CDS encoding SOS response-associated peptidase, giving the protein MCGRFTLIQTAEALYKTFHVEKLPDLEPQYNIAPTQMVGVVLYNQESEQREFQKLRWGLIPSWSKDLGIGVKLINARAETVAEKPAFRSAFKHRRCLVVADGFYEWQFQENQKQPYYFRLQQGKPFGFAGLWEQWQSPEGEEITSCTILTTEANELVQPIHQRMPVILQQQDYDVWLNPEVQTREALQQLLHPYPSEAMTAYPVSKVVNSPKQNISDCIKPL
- a CDS encoding photosystem I assembly protein Ycf3, translating into MPRTQKNDNFVDKSFTVMADLILKLLPTNKKAKEAFVYYRDGMSAQSEGEYAEALDNYREALELEEDTNDRSYILYNMGLIHASNGEHDKALELYHQALEFNPRLPQALNNIAVIYHYKGEKAKEAGDEDGGEALFDKAADYWIRAIRQAPNNYIEAQNWLKTSGRSQIDVFF
- the gatC gene encoding Asp-tRNA(Asn)/Glu-tRNA(Gln) amidotransferase subunit GatC, which gives rise to MIDREQVHKVAHLARLELTPEEEEKFTTQLGTILDYFEQLSELDVNNVPPTLRAIDVKNVTRADDLQPYPNREDILESAPEQEGDFFKVPKILNEQ
- a CDS encoding glutathione S-transferase family protein, giving the protein MGLGILKDGKWVSDRQQEDSQGKFLRPSTTFRNQITADGSSEFKAEPGRYHLYISWACPWAHRTAIMRQLKGLQDVISMSVVAAEIHDNSWEFSDEPGSIPDTVNGTEYLWQVYLKADPNYSGRVTVPILWDTQTGTIVNNESREIIRMLDTEFNVFAKQDVNFYPEHLQKVIDKTIDAIYQPINNGVYRAGFATTQSAYDEAVTELFDALDHWEQVLGKQRYLCGEQITEADWCMFTTLFRFDAVYYVHFKCNLRRIVDYSNLWNYLKDLYQQPGVKETCNLDHIKRHYYKSHPNVNPTGIVPKGPIIDFDAPHNRDQLRAAMEV